In Halorientalis sp. LT38, a genomic segment contains:
- a CDS encoding MATE family efflux transporter has translation MSLRKRLSGLFVGQEELELTSGPIAKPLFLLSLPIVITNLLQVTYNLADTFWLGQYSTVALAAITFGFPLVFLLISLGMGLSVAGSVLVAQYTGADETDEAEYAASQTVTYALLFSAVLGVAGFFVVGDFLALIGASGEVLPPATDYMEVVTLGLPFMFGFIVFIALMRGSGDTITPMLVMLGTVILNVALDPFLIFGWGPFPELGVQGAAIATIFSRGLAMAVGVAIMVQGRRGIQINVRDMVPDLSYARRLLRIGLPASVEGTGRAVSVNLLLVIVATFSVTVEAAFGVGIRVFSTIFMPAIAVDRGVETMTGQNIGAGEPDRAATANHFAAKASFVILAALGVVTFVAAPAIMGLFTDNPAVIAEGANFLRIVAPTFGFMGVTRAYSGGFRGAGKVLTAAAITVLMLGLIRLPIAWFGAQIYGPSGIWASFAISNVLAAAVAFLWFRRGTWREADLTEDGETDEEGEDGEVGAGVAATDD, from the coding sequence ATGAGCCTCCGCAAGCGCCTGAGCGGCCTGTTCGTGGGCCAGGAGGAACTGGAACTGACCAGCGGCCCGATCGCCAAGCCGCTCTTTTTGCTCTCTTTGCCCATCGTCATCACGAACCTGCTGCAGGTCACCTACAACCTGGCCGATACCTTCTGGCTGGGCCAGTACAGCACGGTGGCGCTGGCGGCGATCACCTTCGGCTTTCCCCTGGTCTTCCTGCTGATCTCGCTGGGGATGGGCCTCTCGGTCGCCGGTAGCGTGCTGGTCGCCCAGTACACCGGGGCCGATGAGACCGACGAGGCCGAGTACGCCGCCTCTCAGACGGTCACGTACGCCCTCCTGTTCTCGGCGGTGCTGGGGGTCGCCGGCTTCTTCGTCGTCGGGGACTTCCTGGCGCTGATCGGCGCCTCGGGCGAGGTGCTCCCGCCCGCGACCGACTACATGGAGGTCGTCACCCTCGGCCTGCCCTTCATGTTCGGGTTCATCGTGTTCATCGCGCTGATGCGCGGATCGGGCGACACGATCACGCCGATGCTGGTCATGCTCGGGACCGTGATCCTGAACGTCGCGCTGGACCCGTTCCTGATCTTCGGCTGGGGTCCCTTCCCCGAGCTGGGCGTGCAGGGGGCGGCCATCGCGACCATCTTCTCGCGGGGGCTCGCGATGGCCGTCGGCGTCGCGATCATGGTCCAGGGCCGGCGGGGGATCCAGATCAACGTCCGCGATATGGTCCCCGACCTGTCGTACGCTCGCCGCCTCCTGCGGATCGGGCTCCCGGCCTCCGTCGAGGGGACCGGGCGGGCGGTGTCGGTCAACCTCCTGCTGGTGATCGTCGCGACCTTCTCCGTCACCGTCGAGGCCGCCTTCGGCGTCGGAATCAGAGTGTTCTCGACGATCTTCATGCCCGCCATCGCGGTCGACCGCGGCGTCGAGACGATGACCGGCCAGAACATCGGCGCCGGCGAGCCCGACCGCGCCGCGACCGCCAACCACTTCGCCGCGAAGGCCTCATTCGTGATCCTCGCGGCGCTCGGCGTCGTGACCTTCGTGGCCGCACCGGCGATCATGGGTCTCTTCACGGACAACCCGGCAGTGATCGCGGAGGGCGCGAACTTCCTCCGGATCGTCGCGCCCACCTTCGGATTCATGGGCGTGACCCGTGCGTACAGCGGTGGTTTCCGTGGCGCAGGGAAAGTGTTGACCGCCGCCGCGATCACGGTTCTCATGCTGGGGCTCATCCGCCTCCCCATCGCCTGGTTCGGCGCACAGATCTACGGGCCGAGCGGTATCTGGGCCTCGTTCGCCATCTCGAACGTCCTCGCCGCGGCCGTCGCCTTCCTCTGGTTCAGGCGGGGCACCTGGCGCGAGGCCGACCTCACCGAGGACGGCGAGACAGACGAGGAGGGCGAAGACGGCGAGGTCGGCGCGGGCGTCGCCGCCACCGACGACTAG
- a CDS encoding AEC family transporter has translation MSLVSVLGSAVLPVVAVAVVGYALGRTRDVAVEPLSDITLYVLAPALVFYSLVTSPIAGPTVARLFGGVIAFVVGMVALAELVGRGLGEEEPTLGALVLSSTFSNAGNYGIPLSAFAFGALGRSTAVLFLVAQNVLMYTVGVYVAARGEAGSTRGALVRVFRLPLIYAVAAAAIVRATDAAPPTDTALMETIRLTGDAAIPVMLLMLGIQLANSGGGTPVARTMPASTLKLIVAPVFAAVIALGLGLTGTVGKVFVLECAMPAAVTPLMLTIEFGSDGFEEGLSAADYVSTTILVTTLASLVTLTVLITILQSGLVL, from the coding sequence GTGTCGCTGGTTTCGGTGCTGGGATCGGCAGTTTTGCCGGTCGTCGCCGTCGCCGTCGTCGGGTACGCTCTCGGGCGGACCAGAGACGTCGCCGTCGAACCCCTCTCAGACATCACGCTGTACGTCCTCGCACCGGCGCTCGTGTTCTACAGCCTGGTGACCTCGCCCATCGCCGGGCCGACGGTCGCCCGGCTGTTCGGCGGGGTGATCGCCTTCGTCGTCGGGATGGTCGCCCTGGCGGAACTGGTCGGCCGCGGGCTGGGCGAGGAGGAACCGACGCTGGGCGCGCTCGTGCTCTCGAGCACGTTCTCGAACGCTGGCAACTACGGCATCCCCCTCTCGGCGTTCGCCTTCGGGGCGCTCGGGCGCAGCACCGCCGTTCTCTTCCTGGTCGCCCAGAACGTCTTGATGTACACCGTCGGGGTCTACGTCGCCGCTCGCGGCGAAGCCGGCTCGACCCGGGGCGCGCTCGTGCGGGTCTTCCGCCTGCCGCTGATCTACGCCGTGGCGGCCGCCGCGATCGTCCGGGCGACCGACGCCGCGCCGCCGACCGACACCGCCCTCATGGAGACGATCCGGCTGACCGGCGACGCCGCCATCCCGGTCATGCTCCTGATGCTCGGGATCCAGCTCGCCAACTCGGGCGGCGGGACCCCCGTCGCCCGGACGATGCCCGCGAGCACGCTGAAACTGATCGTCGCGCCGGTGTTCGCCGCGGTGATCGCCCTGGGGCTGGGGCTGACGGGGACCGTCGGCAAGGTGTTCGTCCTCGAATGTGCGATGCCGGCCGCGGTGACGCCGCTCATGCTGACGATCGAGTTCGGCTCGGACGGGTTCGAGGAGGGGCTCTCGGCGGCCGATTACGTGAGCACGACGATCCTCGTCACCACGCTCGCGAGCCTGGTGACGCTGACGGTCCTGATCACGATCCTGCAGTCGGGACTGGTGCTCTAG
- the thsB gene encoding thermosome subunit beta, which yields MRGQPMIIMGDDAQRMKDKDAQEHNIAAARAVAESVQSTLGPKGMDKMLVSSMGSVTVTNDGVTILQEMDIDNPTAEMIVEVAETQEDEAGDGTTTAVAIAGELLKQAQDLLDQDIHPTAMIKGFDIASKHAQAEIDDIAESVDPDDEETIRKVAETSMTGKGAELNKEHLSQLIYDAVQAVTVEAQDGSSVVDLEFLKIETQEGSSAGNSELLEGAVIDKDPVHEDMPTDLEDASVMLLDQPIEIEEAEADASLSVDSPDQLQSFIEQEEEQLRAKVDKIVDSGADVVFCQKGIDDMAQHYLAKEGVLALRRVKKSDMQFLAEVLGARIVSDLDSATAEDLGTGTLTRDDDAELFYIEGADSHGVTLLLRGSTEHVVDELERGISDALDVVAATVSDGRVLAGGGAIEVELARRVRDHADSVEGREQLAVEAFADALELVPRVLAENSGLDPIDTLVDLRAAHDDGQSRAGLNVFTGDVEDTYEAGVVEPAHAKEQAISSATEAANLVLKIDDIISAGDLSTEGDGEEGGPGGPGGAPGGMGGMGGGMGGMM from the coding sequence ATGCGCGGTCAGCCGATGATCATCATGGGCGACGACGCCCAGCGCATGAAAGACAAAGACGCCCAGGAACACAACATCGCCGCTGCGCGCGCCGTCGCGGAGTCGGTACAGTCCACGCTCGGCCCGAAGGGGATGGACAAGATGCTCGTCTCCTCGATGGGCTCGGTCACCGTCACCAACGACGGCGTGACCATCCTCCAGGAGATGGACATCGACAACCCGACGGCCGAGATGATCGTCGAAGTCGCCGAGACACAGGAGGACGAGGCCGGCGACGGGACGACGACGGCCGTCGCCATCGCGGGCGAACTCCTCAAGCAGGCCCAGGACCTGCTCGACCAGGACATCCACCCGACGGCGATGATCAAGGGCTTCGACATCGCCAGCAAGCACGCCCAGGCCGAGATCGACGACATCGCCGAGTCGGTCGACCCCGACGACGAGGAGACCATCCGGAAGGTCGCCGAGACCTCCATGACCGGCAAGGGCGCCGAGCTCAACAAGGAGCACCTCAGCCAGCTCATCTACGACGCCGTCCAGGCCGTCACCGTCGAGGCACAGGACGGCTCCAGCGTCGTCGACCTCGAGTTCCTCAAGATCGAGACCCAGGAGGGCAGCTCCGCGGGCAACTCCGAACTGCTCGAGGGCGCCGTCATCGACAAGGACCCCGTCCACGAGGACATGCCGACCGACCTCGAGGACGCCTCGGTCATGCTGCTGGACCAGCCCATCGAGATCGAAGAGGCCGAGGCCGACGCCTCCCTCTCGGTCGACAGTCCGGACCAGCTCCAGTCCTTCATCGAGCAGGAAGAAGAGCAGCTCCGCGCGAAGGTCGACAAGATCGTCGACTCGGGCGCCGACGTCGTCTTCTGCCAGAAGGGCATCGACGACATGGCCCAGCACTACCTCGCCAAGGAGGGTGTGCTGGCCCTGCGCCGCGTCAAGAAGTCCGACATGCAGTTCCTCGCCGAGGTTCTGGGCGCCCGGATCGTCTCGGACCTCGATTCGGCCACCGCCGAGGATCTGGGCACCGGCACCCTCACCCGTGACGACGACGCCGAACTGTTCTACATCGAGGGCGCCGACAGCCACGGCGTGACCCTCCTGCTGCGCGGCTCCACCGAGCACGTCGTCGACGAGCTCGAACGCGGTATCAGTGACGCGCTGGACGTCGTCGCCGCCACGGTGTCGGACGGCCGCGTGCTGGCCGGCGGCGGCGCCATCGAGGTCGAACTCGCCCGCCGCGTCCGCGACCACGCCGACTCCGTCGAGGGCCGCGAACAGCTCGCCGTCGAGGCCTTCGCCGACGCGCTCGAACTCGTCCCCCGGGTCCTCGCCGAGAACTCCGGGCTCGACCCCATCGACACCCTCGTCGACCTGCGGGCCGCCCACGACGACGGGCAGTCCCGTGCCGGCCTGAACGTCTTCACCGGCGACGTCGAGGACACCTACGAGGCCGGCGTCGTCGAACCGGCCCACGCCAAGGAGCAGGCGATCTCCTCGGCCACCGAGGCCGCGAACCTCGTGCTCAAGATCGACGACATCATCTCCGCCGGCGACCTCTCGACCGAGGGCGACGGCGAAGAAGGCGGCCCCGGCGGCCCCGGCGGCGCGCCCGGCGGCATGGGCGGCATGGGCGGCGGTATGGGCGGCATGATGTAA
- a CDS encoding alpha/beta fold hydrolase — MPTSTVEETVLDTGGLEFAALTCGDGDRDALLLHGFPDAPQTFRPLMDRLADAGYTVYAPYMRGYGETERPPLKPGNYSPMLLASDVFALTAELDDSEPLVVGHDWGGMAVTTAAVAGGGGLGTCVTMAIPPNFWSQFDDYATQAMRSWYMNQFQVPGHGEEIVRANDFALIERLWRLWSPDWTYDDEHLAAVKDTFRTGETVEAALQYYRDFFDMFLPRRRSEQEIAGIAVPTLVLAGARDGCIGADLFEGATDCFDARADLEILNNAGHFLHAERPDAVADRILEFAD; from the coding sequence ATGCCGACTTCGACCGTCGAGGAGACCGTTCTCGACACCGGCGGCCTCGAGTTCGCGGCGCTCACCTGCGGCGACGGCGACCGCGACGCCCTCCTGTTGCACGGCTTTCCGGACGCCCCACAGACGTTCCGCCCGCTGATGGACCGCCTGGCCGACGCGGGGTACACCGTCTACGCACCGTACATGCGCGGGTACGGTGAAACCGAGCGGCCACCGCTCAAACCCGGCAACTACTCGCCGATGCTGCTGGCCTCGGACGTGTTCGCGCTGACGGCCGAACTCGACGACTCCGAACCGCTCGTGGTGGGTCACGACTGGGGCGGAATGGCCGTCACCACCGCTGCGGTCGCCGGCGGCGGAGGACTTGGGACCTGCGTGACGATGGCCATCCCGCCGAACTTCTGGTCGCAGTTCGACGACTACGCCACCCAGGCGATGCGCAGCTGGTACATGAACCAGTTCCAGGTGCCCGGCCACGGCGAGGAGATCGTCCGGGCCAACGACTTCGCGCTGATCGAGCGGCTCTGGCGGCTCTGGAGCCCGGACTGGACCTACGACGACGAGCACCTGGCGGCGGTCAAGGACACCTTCCGCACGGGCGAGACCGTCGAGGCCGCCCTGCAGTACTACCGGGACTTCTTCGACATGTTCCTGCCGCGGCGTCGGTCCGAACAGGAGATCGCTGGGATCGCCGTCCCGACGCTCGTGCTCGCGGGCGCACGCGACGGCTGTATCGGCGCCGACCTGTTCGAGGGGGCGACCGACTGCTTCGACGCCCGTGCGGACCTCGAGATCCTGAACAACGCCGGCCACTTCCTCCACGCCGAACGGCCCGACGCGGTGGCGGACCGAATTCTGGAATTCGCCGACTGA
- a CDS encoding DUF7383 domain-containing protein, translating into MSERYRADYRLLNVREHLGEKPEALDVPWAEFAGDESTTQTFRVPTDDVIDPYLELQVYGVDAYGHDVVINDQSLSGFDLPPCEGWQYWMVRVSVPALRQGENSLCVRRDPDTHDEFVVGTVTVNWREPLKDPAPDGED; encoded by the coding sequence ATGAGCGAGCGGTACCGGGCCGACTATCGGCTCCTGAACGTCCGGGAACATCTCGGGGAGAAGCCGGAGGCGCTGGACGTGCCGTGGGCGGAGTTCGCTGGCGACGAGTCCACCACGCAGACCTTCCGGGTCCCGACCGACGACGTGATCGACCCGTACCTGGAACTGCAGGTCTACGGCGTCGACGCCTACGGCCACGATGTGGTGATCAACGACCAGTCCCTCTCCGGGTTCGACCTGCCGCCGTGTGAGGGCTGGCAGTACTGGATGGTGCGCGTCTCGGTGCCCGCCCTCCGGCAGGGCGAGAACAGTCTGTGCGTCCGCCGCGATCCGGACACGCACGACGAGTTCGTCGTCGGCACGGTCACGGTGAACTGGCGCGAGCCGTTAAAAGACCCCGCACCTGACGGGGAAGACTGA
- a CDS encoding DUF6159 family protein, translating into MGILSRLKMGWNLSMDSLRVLRKQPSLTLFPVISGIAGLLFIALLFGGSYVLGLFEGTMAYVVLFVLYLGTAFIASFFNAGLVYSARESFHGGTPSVGEGLRAAWRHKTPLFVWALASATVGMLLRAIEGQDNLVANLLAMVVSVAWSIITYFIVPVIVFEEVGPVEMFTRSGETFKNTWGETAGANFGVSLVSILFGLVGLLVAAAVFLALGGLGGGTAGVVVAAAIAAVVILGVFLLSSALGAIAKTALYVYATEGKRPPEFDNVDFARGAR; encoded by the coding sequence ATGGGGATCCTTAGCCGCCTGAAAATGGGCTGGAACCTGTCGATGGACAGCCTGCGCGTCCTCCGCAAGCAGCCGTCACTGACGCTCTTCCCGGTGATCAGTGGGATCGCAGGGTTACTCTTCATCGCCCTGCTGTTCGGTGGATCCTACGTCCTCGGTCTGTTCGAGGGCACGATGGCGTACGTCGTCCTCTTCGTCCTGTACCTGGGGACGGCCTTCATCGCCTCGTTCTTCAACGCCGGACTGGTGTATAGCGCTCGCGAGAGCTTCCACGGGGGCACGCCCTCCGTGGGCGAAGGCCTCCGCGCTGCCTGGCGACACAAGACGCCGCTGTTCGTCTGGGCGCTGGCCTCCGCGACCGTGGGGATGCTCCTCCGGGCCATCGAAGGCCAGGACAACCTCGTGGCCAACCTGCTCGCGATGGTCGTGAGCGTCGCCTGGTCCATCATCACCTACTTCATCGTCCCGGTGATCGTCTTCGAGGAGGTCGGCCCCGTCGAGATGTTCACACGTAGCGGCGAGACGTTCAAGAACACCTGGGGCGAGACCGCGGGCGCCAACTTCGGCGTCAGCCTCGTCTCGATCCTGTTCGGCCTCGTCGGCCTGCTCGTCGCCGCCGCGGTCTTCCTGGCACTGGGCGGCCTCGGCGGCGGAACGGCCGGCGTCGTCGTCGCCGCGGCCATCGCCGCCGTGGTGATCCTCGGGGTCTTCCTGCTCTCCTCGGCGCTGGGCGCCATCGCCAAGACCGCGCTGTACGTCTACGCGACCGAGGGCAAGCGTCCGCCGGAGTTCGACAACGTCGACTTCGCGCGCGGCGCGCGCTGA
- a CDS encoding phosphate uptake regulator PhoU — MEQRKIQQVGGGTYTVSLPKRWAERNGITAGKTVHIDVHGDEQVVIEPESPTDDATSRVQLTVADESPDRLERTVKAAYVAGFEELVLEAPEGFSFAQRKAVEQVANVFIGVALTAETETELTVRALLDANEVSVRQSVRQLRFTALSMHRDAMAALVGDEEPPVADRDDEADRLYAMIDRHFGRGLSRLDEVDALGLNRSELFELRAAARELELVADNAETIGAVAEAVETLPDASQAEKLRGFARDARDVVERGTAVVVGDGDTEVANDALETRKATRSAVEALDRELADTAGDYRLGRALDALGRTVECGGRIAELGLRAATRRGEFAPPESAAPASDGDGGR, encoded by the coding sequence ATGGAGCAACGCAAGATCCAGCAGGTCGGCGGCGGGACGTACACGGTGTCGCTCCCGAAACGGTGGGCCGAACGGAACGGGATCACCGCGGGAAAGACCGTCCATATCGATGTCCACGGCGACGAGCAGGTCGTGATCGAGCCGGAGTCGCCCACCGATGACGCCACCTCGCGGGTCCAGCTCACCGTCGCCGATGAATCGCCGGACCGGCTTGAGCGAACGGTGAAGGCGGCCTACGTCGCTGGGTTCGAGGAGTTGGTCCTCGAGGCGCCCGAGGGGTTCTCCTTCGCGCAGCGGAAGGCAGTCGAACAGGTCGCCAACGTGTTCATCGGCGTCGCGCTCACCGCGGAGACGGAGACGGAGTTAACCGTCCGGGCGTTGCTGGACGCCAACGAAGTGTCGGTCCGCCAGTCCGTCCGGCAGCTCAGGTTCACCGCGCTCTCGATGCATCGGGATGCAATGGCCGCGCTCGTCGGCGACGAGGAGCCACCCGTCGCCGACCGAGACGACGAGGCCGACCGGTTGTACGCGATGATCGACCGCCACTTCGGGCGCGGGCTCTCCAGGCTCGACGAGGTGGACGCGCTCGGGCTGAACCGGTCGGAGCTGTTCGAGCTGCGGGCCGCCGCCCGAGAGCTGGAGCTCGTCGCCGACAACGCAGAGACCATCGGAGCGGTCGCCGAGGCGGTCGAGACGCTGCCGGATGCCAGTCAAGCTGAAAAGCTCCGAGGATTCGCCAGGGACGCCCGGGACGTCGTCGAGCGGGGAACCGCCGTCGTCGTTGGCGACGGGGACACCGAAGTCGCGAACGATGCGCTGGAGACGCGCAAGGCGACACGGTCGGCGGTCGAGGCGCTGGACCGTGAGCTGGCCGACACGGCCGGGGACTACAGACTCGGACGGGCGCTCGACGCACTCGGACGGACCGTCGAGTGCGGCGGGAGAATCGCCGAACTGGGGCTGCGGGCCGCCACGCGCCGCGGCGAGTTCGCGCCCCCTGAGAGTGCCGCACCCGCCTCGGATGGTGACGGCGGCCGATAG
- the phoU gene encoding phosphate signaling complex protein PhoU: protein MTREQYQEDLDALHEDVLAMGDLVLELLDEALTARQSGEGSRGCEVAESDAAVNERYLALESRCIELFGLQQPVAGDLRFVAASFKILTDLERIADLAANLGRYAADTDGELTPEVEVADIGTAARSLVRRSLEAYADRDAAACRAVHADDDEIDALCARASEAVARDLIEREAATDAWELERLLDNVSTLLLTVRDLERIADHAVNIAARTFYMIESDPELIY from the coding sequence ATGACTCGAGAGCAGTACCAGGAGGACCTCGACGCCCTCCACGAGGACGTGCTCGCGATGGGGGACCTGGTCCTCGAACTGCTGGACGAGGCACTGACGGCCCGCCAGTCCGGCGAAGGGTCGCGCGGCTGCGAGGTCGCCGAGAGCGATGCCGCGGTGAACGAGCGGTATCTCGCGCTCGAATCACGGTGCATCGAACTGTTCGGGCTGCAGCAGCCAGTCGCCGGGGACCTCCGGTTCGTCGCCGCCTCGTTCAAGATCCTGACCGATCTGGAGCGGATCGCGGACCTCGCGGCGAACCTCGGCCGGTACGCCGCCGACACCGACGGCGAGCTCACGCCAGAGGTCGAAGTCGCCGACATCGGGACAGCGGCACGATCGCTCGTCCGCCGGAGCCTCGAAGCCTACGCCGACCGCGACGCCGCCGCGTGCCGTGCGGTCCACGCGGACGACGACGAGATTGACGCCCTGTGTGCGCGGGCCTCCGAGGCGGTCGCGCGCGACCTCATCGAACGGGAGGCCGCGACCGACGCCTGGGAGCTGGAACGGTTGCTTGACAATGTCTCGACACTCCTGTTGACGGTACGTGACCTCGAACGGATCGCCGACCACGCGGTCAACATCGCCGCGCGGACCTTCTACATGATCGAGAGCGACCCGGAGCTGATCTACTGA
- the pstB gene encoding phosphate ABC transporter ATP-binding protein PstB, with protein MSEPTQTTEQADTASDQPLETTSGETDEQVREEWREYEFDGRTKLAVGDLDVHYGDDHALKGVSIEIPENSVTALIGPSGCGKSTFLRCLNRMNDRIRSAEVNGSVRIDGQEIYQEGVNLVELRKRVGMVFQSPNPFPKSIRENISYGPEKHGDLQTGLLARLLDRSDDDEREQLVERCLRDAALWDEVKDRLDDNALGLSGGQQQRLCIARCLSVDPEVILMDEPASALDPIATAKIEDLIDQLSEQYTVVIVTHNMQQAARISDQTAVFLTGGELVEYGDTDQVFENPRSDRVEDYITGKFG; from the coding sequence ATGAGTGAACCGACACAGACGACGGAGCAGGCGGATACAGCATCGGACCAGCCCCTCGAGACGACGAGCGGTGAGACCGACGAACAGGTCCGCGAAGAGTGGCGCGAGTACGAGTTCGACGGTCGGACGAAACTCGCCGTCGGGGACCTGGACGTCCACTACGGCGACGACCACGCTCTGAAGGGGGTCTCAATCGAGATTCCGGAGAACAGCGTCACCGCGCTCATCGGCCCCTCGGGCTGCGGGAAGTCGACGTTTCTCCGGTGTCTCAACCGGATGAACGATCGGATCCGGAGCGCCGAGGTGAATGGGTCAGTCCGAATCGACGGCCAGGAGATCTACCAGGAGGGAGTGAACCTGGTCGAACTCCGCAAACGCGTCGGGATGGTATTCCAGTCACCGAACCCGTTCCCGAAGTCGATTCGGGAAAACATCTCCTACGGCCCCGAGAAGCACGGCGACCTGCAGACGGGGCTGCTGGCGCGGCTGCTCGATCGGAGCGACGACGACGAGCGCGAGCAGTTGGTCGAGCGGTGCCTCCGCGACGCGGCGCTGTGGGACGAGGTGAAAGACCGGCTCGACGACAACGCCCTCGGGCTCTCCGGCGGCCAGCAACAGCGGCTCTGTATCGCCCGCTGCCTGTCGGTCGACCCGGAGGTGATTCTGATGGACGAGCCGGCCTCGGCGCTGGATCCCATCGCCACCGCCAAGATCGAGGACCTCATCGACCAGCTGAGCGAGCAGTACACGGTCGTCATCGTCACCCACAACATGCAGCAGGCGGCCCGCATCTCCGATCAGACGGCCGTCTTCCTCACCGGCGGCGAGCTCGTCGAGTACGGGGACACGGACCAGGTGTTCGAGAACCCCCGGAGCGATCGGGTCGAGGATTACATCACCGGCAAGTTCGGGTGA
- the pstA gene encoding phosphate ABC transporter permease PstA, translating into MAGATETDLVKGGTSETNALAAGAVGLAVLLFALGLAALFETITISEPVAGVPVVTLLGLILLALGAAVVTFGVGSYLGYVETEPSPSAGLVAATAFSAIWFVIGGLVASQTVGLGGFVSFLLALAVGGATFALTAFPREDLGSTVPAGALTLLTGAVFVTGTIGPAWAWDLGFEQQASFTAEFVIPALTLFCALLSGWAAAKAYGGFGARGRHIGAYVLVYVNACAIIGVLFVLIAFTTVRGIPGLLNGFGFGLGVGPEVGLLGFSVSLPVSLPFVMNGVALLNDFQGVLPAIVGTIWLVVGAVLFAVPLGVGAAIFLTEYAERGRLTQAVEVATNGLWSTPSIVFGLFGFAFLIPRFGGNKSLISGMLTLGFMLLPLVLITSREAILAVPDEYRDASAALGVSKWQTVRSVVIPAALPGVVTGVILGVGRIAGETAPILLTMTGGTFVPGGQTVDVIGGFQFTAAPPFLANPELLQATTALPFQLYALITAGVGLGDNVANPVDFQWATALVLLMVVLSFYAIGIGARYYFRRQLQT; encoded by the coding sequence ATGGCGGGTGCGACCGAAACCGACCTCGTCAAGGGCGGGACCTCGGAGACGAACGCGCTCGCGGCGGGGGCAGTCGGGCTCGCGGTGCTCCTGTTCGCACTGGGGCTGGCGGCGCTGTTCGAGACCATCACGATCAGCGAACCCGTCGCGGGCGTTCCGGTCGTCACGCTGCTCGGGCTGATACTGCTGGCGCTCGGCGCCGCCGTGGTCACGTTCGGCGTCGGCTCGTATCTGGGCTACGTCGAGACCGAGCCGAGCCCGAGCGCCGGCCTCGTCGCGGCGACCGCCTTCTCGGCCATCTGGTTCGTGATCGGCGGGCTGGTCGCCTCCCAGACGGTCGGGCTGGGCGGCTTCGTCTCGTTCCTGCTCGCCCTCGCGGTCGGCGGCGCAACTTTCGCGCTGACCGCGTTCCCCCGCGAGGACCTCGGCTCGACGGTTCCGGCGGGTGCGCTCACCCTGTTGACGGGCGCCGTCTTCGTCACCGGGACCATCGGCCCGGCCTGGGCGTGGGATCTTGGCTTCGAACAGCAGGCGTCGTTCACCGCGGAGTTCGTCATCCCGGCGCTGACGCTGTTCTGTGCGCTCCTCTCCGGCTGGGCCGCCGCCAAAGCGTACGGTGGCTTCGGCGCCCGCGGCCGCCACATCGGGGCGTACGTTCTCGTCTACGTGAACGCCTGTGCCATCATCGGCGTGCTGTTCGTCCTGATCGCGTTCACCACCGTCCGTGGGATTCCGGGGCTGCTGAACGGCTTCGGGTTCGGTCTCGGAGTGGGCCCGGAAGTCGGGCTCCTCGGCTTCTCGGTCTCGCTCCCGGTCTCGCTCCCGTTCGTCATGAACGGGGTGGCACTGCTGAACGACTTCCAGGGAGTGCTGCCGGCGATCGTCGGCACGATCTGGCTGGTGGTCGGGGCCGTGCTGTTCGCGGTGCCGCTGGGCGTCGGCGCGGCGATCTTCCTCACGGAGTACGCCGAACGAGGCCGGCTCACCCAGGCCGTCGAGGTGGCGACGAACGGGCTCTGGAGTACGCCGAGCATCGTGTTCGGCCTGTTCGGCTTCGCCTTCCTCATCCCGCGGTTCGGAGGGAACAAGTCACTGATCTCGGGGATGCTCACGCTCGGGTTCATGCTCCTCCCGCTGGTGCTCATCACGAGTCGGGAGGCGATCCTCGCGGTCCCGGACGAGTACCGCGACGCGAGTGCGGCGCTGGGTGTCTCGAAGTGGCAGACCGTCCGGAGCGTGGTCATTCCGGCGGCGCTTCCCGGGGTCGTCACAGGCGTCATCCTCGGTGTCGGTCGTATCGCCGGCGAGACGGCCCCCATCCTGCTGACGATGACCGGTGGGACGTTCGTTCCCGGCGGACAGACCGTCGACGTGATCGGCGGTTTCCAGTTCACGGCCGCTCCACCGTTCCTCGCGAACCCGGAGCTGCTACAGGCGACGACAGCGCTCCCGTTTCAGCTGTACGCCCTGATCACGGCAGGCGTCGGCCTGGGTGACAACGTCGCCAACCCCGTGGACTTCCAGTGGGCGACAGCGCTGGTGCTGCTGATGGTGGTGTTGTCCTTCTACGCGATCGGCATCGGCGCGCGGTACTACTTCCGGAGGCAACTGCAAACATGA